From Theileria orientalis strain Shintoku DNA, chromosome 4, complete genome, the proteins below share one genomic window:
- a CDS encoding uncharacterized protein (WD40 repeat-like domain containing protein), giving the protein MSTWSSYSEYFYRKLVENDDFKIINRKPNNYTFKNIIDSSCSNISSYRNVPKSSDNYKDYLFSIPDSTHDCTNFNQNNKYINCKLNCNKEIYKSQGNQTSRKIHSLYFTSGNKLNSIYSNPYEYSSYTNINLSQYDTKATSRANVYNYLSREIVNSIDTLTLYDNVSKNEHMNVVLIPSGVVNSGIKGLRISPKLKDEQVYVEVNEVFNVYPSCFFSYLENCSNYYMEPFVESNDYNKIETSWDAYTLKSYIYGINTKFKTVNDDLDILEIISEKKSIYSSTIYSRNSLGIFVFSYYFDGEWKIKPINNVSYKHENKVYYISVSPYLSDESVFLTTNNELLFYDGYKGHERDSITLSSLIKHDEDVVQTVCYGMDNNNLILAGSQLYSLDKREGSLSPFILHTKPPMTITSTTWTERNYDLEYPSRHYNMFLSGRYCSYSSYHRKSGFSFSKSFTALATHPLHNYILASVCGSSNSILIFDLRIPNSPIIDIPLPSAELIGSRFRSIKWHIEGEYSLLLVFSWRQKYPICLRFKIDTFFTNYSIVSDNGYHFKDFIDCDIGYDTSLMFDRTIYFNFSNTHGSQDDNDFDSCGPLIETQKTNFEHQINLTKDSTMSNIFHGYLGMTMITSDSINSNLLMMLTTSGRLLCMDMNARNIILNRKNQKRLLDTSEVDLLNESDAFVGIDISLSNKIGIPVPDYIKFDQKYKFVRIKKIKIHNHYSVFKSFGLQENIVKIQEQHFGDERLNSHISINNCHVNDFKNYTTQKFNSQEILKRILSYNKIDNYYGPILSLSRFIELYGTEHTLTHNVWNPLNNKLDHEYETELKNPFFKETLLCSCSSLKESIFDKYSKMFQSILNFVFDDVNEVIANSYNNRIDYYINSLNTTLSNIINFNRQNNKSTLYDTDDDHDNNISLPSVSAHGVQDLLINNIKENKSLIVDKCVASTFGDMLLFQSNLNNYNGYEVAISDENREHESDDINVKDSLHRHDCTMNDVLCVDASKDSDDTDSLNIVDQLLSSWVIEHRELAKSDTHSHANRVFIPGDAVEHLTQHKMKQKRLISQILTSMDVKP; this is encoded by the exons atgtcgACTTGGAGTTCATATTCTGAGTATTTTTACAGAAAGTTGGTGGAAAATGacgattttaaaataataaatagaaaacCGAacaattatacatttaaaaacataattgaCTCATCTTGTTCTAATATTTCATCATATCGCAACGTTCCAAAGTCAAGTGACAATTATAAAGattatttgttttcaaTTCCAG atTCCACACACGATTgcacaaattttaatcaaaataacaaatatattaattgtaaattaaattgtaataaggaaatttataaatcgCAAGGAAATCAAACTTCCAGAAAAATACATAGCTTGTATTTCACATCTGGAAACAAGTTGAATTCTATATATTCAAATCCTTATGAGTATTCTTCATATACAAACATTAATTTGTCTCAATATGATACTAAAGCAACTTCTAGGGCCAATGTGTATAACTATCTTTCCCGTGAGATAGTTAATTCTATCGACACATTGACTTTGTATGACAATGTGTCAAAAAATGAGCATATGAACGTTGTTCTGATTCCATCAGGAGTAGTAAACTCTGGCATTAAAGGACTTAGAATTAGTCCCAAATTGAAAGATGAGCAGGTTTATGTTGAAGTCAATGAAGTATTCAACGTATATCCATCATGTTTTTTCTCCTATCTAGAAAATTGTTCAAACTATTATATGGAACCGTTTGTAGAGTCAAATGATTACAACAAAATTGAGACTTCATGGGAtgcatacacacttaaatcatatatttatggcATCAACACTAAGTTTAAAACTGTTAACGACGATTTGGATATTCTCGAAATCATCTCAGAAAAAAAAAGTATATATTCGTCAACAATATATTCGAGAAATTCCTTAGGGATTTTTGTATTCAGTTACTATTTTGATGGAGAATGGAAGATTAAACCAATAAACAATGTATCATATaaacatgaaaataaaGTGTACTATATATCGGTATCTCCATACTTATCAGACGAATCAGTGTTCCTTACCACAAATAATGAATTGCTCTTTTATGATGGTTACAAGGGGCATGAGAGAGATTCGATAACATTGTCTAGTTTGATAAAACATGATGAAGATGTGGTACAAACAGTGTGTTATGGAAtggataataataatttaatactCGCGGGAAGTCAACTGTATTCTTTAGATAAACGAGAAGGGTCTTTATCGCCATTTATCTTGCATACTAAGCCGCCAATGACAATAACAAGCACGACTTGGACTGAAAGGAATTATGATTTGGAGTATCCATCCAGACACTataatatgtttttaagtGGTCGCTACTGTTCATACTCGAGTTATCATAGGAAGTCTGGTTTTTCGTTTTCTAAATCGTTTACTGCACTCGCTACACATCCATTGCACAACTACATACTCGCAAGTGTGTGCGGATCTAGTAATTCGATATTGATATTCGATTTGAGAATACCTAATTCACCAATCATTGACATACCATTGCCATCTGCAGAGTTAATAGGATCACGATTCAGAAGTATAAAGTGGCACATTGAAGGCGAATACTCACTGCTATTGGTATTTTCATGGAGGCAAAAGTATCCAATATGTCTAAGATTTAAGATTGACACTTTTTTCACAAATTATTCAATAGTGTCCGATAATGGTTATCACTTTAAAGACTTTATAGATTGTGACATTGGCTATGATACATCACTAATGTTTGATAGAacgatttattttaatttctcAAACACTCATGGATCTCAAGATGATAATGATTTTGACAGCTGTGGACCCCTGATTGAGACTCAAAAGACAAATTTCGAACATCAAATCAATTTAACAAAAGATTCTACGATGTCAAATATATTCCATGGATATTTGGGTATGACTATGATTACCTCTGATTCAATTAATTCAAATCTTTTAATGATGTTAACGACATCAGGAAGACTCTTATGTATGGATATGAACGCAAGAAATATAATCCTTAACAGAAAAAATCAAAAGAGACTCTTGGATACATCTGAAGTTGATTTGCTAAATGAATCGGACGCATTTGTTGGAATTGATATATCATTGTCGAATAAAATAGGAATCCCGGTTCCtgattatataaaatttgatcaaaaatacaaatttgttagaataaagaaaattaaGATTCATAATCATTATTCCGTGTTTAAGTCTTTTGGCCTACAAGAAAATATTGTGAAGATACAGGAACAACATTTTGGAGATGAAAGGTTGAACTCACACATATCAATTAACAATTGCCATGTTAATGATTTTAAGAACTATACAACTCAAAAGTTCAATTCCCAg gAAATATTGAAGAGAATACTAtcttataataaaattgataattattatggacctattttatcttt ATCAAGATTCATTGAATTGTATGGAACTGAACACACATTAACACACAATGTTTGGAACCCTCTGAACAACAAGTTGGACCATGAATATGAAACCGAACTTAAGAATCCCTTCTTTAAGGAAACACTGCTATGTTCATGTTCATCATTGAAAGAGTCGATTTTTGACAAATACTCGAAGATGTTTCAGTCAATCCTTAACTTCGTTTTTGATGATGTTAATGAAGTTATCGCCAATTCTTATAATAATCGAATTGATTACTACATTAACTCTCTCAATACCACTCTCAGCAACATAATCAACTTCAATAGACAAAATAACAAATCAACTTTATATGACACAGATGATGATCATGACAATAATATATCATTACCATCGGTCAGTGCACATGGAGTACAAGACTTGctgataaataacataaaagAGAACAAAAGTCTTATTGTTGATAAATGTGTTGCTAGCACATTTGGTGATATGCTATTGTTTCAATCTAATCTTAACAATTACAACGGTTACGAAGTTGCTATATCTGATGAAAATCGCGAACATGAAAGCGATGATATCAATGTAAAAGATTCGTTACATAGGCATGATTGTACCATGAATGATGTTCTGTGTGTTGATGCTAGCAAAGACTCTGATGATACTGATTCACTAAACATTGTTGATCAGCTTTTGAGTTCATGGGTAATTGAGCACAGGGAACTAGCAAAATCG GATACGCACTCCCACGCTAATAGAGTGTTCATACCTGGAGACGCTGTGGAGCATCTGACTCAACATAAAATGAAGCAGAAACGACTCATTTCTCAGATACTGACTAGCATGGATGTTAAACCTTAG
- a CDS encoding uncharacterized protein (RNA recognition motif, RNP-1 domain containing protein): MDTDKKEDSTEQENSSKRIYKSAISGILSNKSKYGSWMIDSCIYRIQKPYVCEFKQGRKLGLISRVIGKSNEPLVKRERDTIYSRWKHDKYDSLLSHKPGSMIFVRNLPNDVTPEYLKLYFNSSGTVCSIKINKGALTSATVGFVEEESAQKAVDSFHKQELNGRTIKVSISNTGKYKSNKSTSATGRVSIFDRMG, translated from the exons atggATACAGACAAGAAAGAGGATTCAACAGAACAGGAAAATTCTTCAAAAAGAATATATAAGTCAGCGATAAGTGGAATCTTgtcaaataaatcaaaataCGGTAGTTGGATGATCGATTCATGTATTTATAGAATCCAAAAACCATACGTCTGTGAATTTAAACAG GGTAGGAAATTGGGTCTAATATCGAGAGTAATCGGTAAATCTAACGAACCGCTAGTGAAGAGAGAAAGGGACACAATATACTCACG ATGGAAACATGATAAGTATGACTCACTCTTATCACATAAACCTGGTTCGATGATTTTCGTCAGAAACTTGCCAAATGATGTCACTCCTGAGTACCTAAAGCTGTACTTTAACTCTTCAGGAACAGTATGTTCAATCAAG ataaataaagGAGCACTCACAAGTGCTACAGTTGGATTTGTTGAGGAAGAATCCGCTCAAAAGGCGGTCGACAGCTTTCACAAACAGGAGTTGAATGGAAGGACTATCAAGGTTTCAATTTCAAATACTG gtaaatataaatcgaATAAGTCAACATCGGCGACTGGACGAGtatcaatatttgataGAATGGGATGA
- a CDS encoding small GTPase produces MMFIINWIKRTLQSLGLLNKDARIVFLGLDNAGKTTLLRMLKDNRVAVHTPTLHPHSEQLSLEKVNITAFDLGGHETARRVWKQYCGNVDGIVFIVDASDRSRFGESNEELRSLLSDEELLRKPFVVLGNKIDNRGAASEEELRTALNLFASDTYGKCVKSGRGRPVELFMCSIIKKQGYAEALKWLSHFLQDAK; encoded by the coding sequence GATTAAAAGGACTTTGCAGTCCCTGggtttattaaataaagacGCGAGAATCGTGTTTCTCGGTCTAGACAATGCGGGAAAGACGACCCTGCTTCGAATGCTGAAGGACAACAGAGTGGCAGTACACACTCCCACACTTCACCCTCACTCGGAGCAGCTGAGCCTCGAGAAGGTCAACATCACGGCCTTCGACCTGGGAGGCCACGAAACAGCCAGAAGAGTCTGGAAGCAGTACTGCGGAAACGTGGACGGAATAGTCTTCATCGTAGACGCAAGCGATAGATCGCGTTTCGGAGAGTCGAACGAGGAGTTGAGGTCCCTGCTCTCCGACGAGGAGCTCCTGAGGAAGCCCTTTGTAGTGCTCGGCAACAAGATCGACAACCGTGGAGCAGCCTCGGAAGAAGAGCTCAGAACGGCTCTAAACCTCTTCGCAAGCGACACGTACGGAAAGTGTGTCAAATCGGGCCGCGGAAGGCCTGTCGAGCTATTCATGTgtagtattattaaaaagCAGGGGTACGCGGAGGCGCTGAAGTGGCTGTCTCACTTCTTGCAGGACGCCAAGTAG